In one Chitinophaga sancti genomic region, the following are encoded:
- a CDS encoding LamG domain-containing protein, protein MKLLTTLLLALSTPFLYSCGKQWQEKASAAVSAKSIAAAEAAETWETVLDGNSFASYTAFEAAWNYLYPWGSDHNGTARMYGSSTDHNHIYLNNGVLTIKAAKITWDEGTSSSSPHLAIHYHSGAINTKEHVLVNDQFPNWEVKCDLQVPTVTGSWPAFWLTGVNSWPPESDIMEFKGSAVNWQNTFRTSSDVSSTLTTVSSPGSWHTYRAWITKVSDTNVDIHYYIDGVWKGVHNANFVGKPLYVIINMQMEGSSGTPGPTADTYLYAKNIYIGRTRTY, encoded by the coding sequence ATGAAACTCTTAACCACACTATTGCTGGCACTCAGCACACCTTTTTTATATTCCTGTGGTAAGCAATGGCAGGAGAAAGCCTCTGCCGCAGTCAGCGCCAAATCAATCGCTGCTGCCGAAGCTGCCGAAACATGGGAAACGGTATTAGATGGCAATTCATTTGCCAGTTACACCGCATTTGAAGCCGCCTGGAACTACCTGTATCCATGGGGCTCGGATCATAACGGTACTGCACGTATGTATGGCAGCAGTACAGATCACAATCACATTTACCTGAACAACGGTGTCCTCACCATCAAGGCGGCAAAGATCACCTGGGATGAGGGTACCAGTAGTTCCAGTCCTCACCTGGCCATTCATTACCATTCAGGGGCGATCAACACTAAAGAACATGTATTGGTCAATGATCAATTTCCTAACTGGGAGGTGAAATGCGATCTCCAGGTACCGACTGTTACCGGCTCCTGGCCTGCCTTCTGGCTGACCGGGGTGAATAGCTGGCCACCTGAAAGCGACATCATGGAGTTTAAAGGGAGCGCTGTGAACTGGCAGAATACTTTCAGAACATCTTCGGATGTTTCCAGTACTTTGACTACGGTATCGTCACCTGGTAGCTGGCATACTTACCGGGCATGGATTACAAAAGTGAGTGATACCAATGTAGATATTCACTATTATATTGATGGTGTATGGAAAGGCGTACACAATGCCAATTTTGTAGGCAAACCACTGTATGTGATCATTAATATGCAAATGGAAGGATCCAGTGGAACACCCGGCCCTACAGCAGATACGTATCTGTATGCAAAGAATATTTATATAGGACGAACCCGTACTTATTAA
- a CDS encoding MBL fold metallo-hydrolase, with amino-acid sequence MEAIIAADYVNNAVLETINKDEDWKGTPVDGRGRFVNLQHPYSPSFMEVIRWKMKENPFKAEKEKLRWKPDVLTDASWLNGDDDVIAWLGHCTFFIRIGGVRLLTDPVFADILAVKRVSPFPVNPILLTKLDYILLSHDHRDHCDKPTLQRLARNNPKAAYLSGLGMEPLLKAFTGSAQIQEAGWYQQYQTENIKITYVPARHWGKRGAFDTNRRLWGGFVIESAQRRIYFGGDSGYDTHYQQMQEVFGGFDYALLGIGAFEPEWFMHRVHQSPALAIKAIGELQAKYAIPMHFGTFDLSDEPLDLPLKVFKQVATENGLEKRIKPLRIGEALHLV; translated from the coding sequence ATGGAAGCAATCATAGCAGCAGATTACGTGAATAATGCAGTATTGGAAACTATTAATAAAGACGAAGACTGGAAGGGAACCCCGGTTGATGGGCGTGGACGTTTCGTAAATTTGCAGCATCCATATTCACCTTCTTTTATGGAAGTGATTCGCTGGAAGATGAAGGAGAATCCTTTCAAGGCCGAAAAGGAGAAGTTGCGCTGGAAGCCGGATGTACTGACAGATGCCAGCTGGCTGAATGGAGATGATGATGTGATTGCATGGCTGGGGCATTGTACGTTCTTCATTCGCATTGGTGGGGTACGCCTGCTGACAGACCCGGTTTTTGCGGATATTCTTGCAGTGAAAAGAGTGTCGCCATTTCCTGTTAACCCGATTTTATTAACCAAACTGGATTATATTTTACTTTCTCATGATCACAGAGATCATTGTGATAAACCTACTTTACAAAGACTGGCCAGGAATAACCCGAAAGCCGCTTACCTGTCAGGATTGGGCATGGAGCCTTTGCTGAAAGCGTTTACGGGATCAGCGCAGATCCAGGAGGCAGGATGGTACCAGCAATATCAAACAGAAAATATAAAGATCACGTATGTGCCTGCACGTCATTGGGGCAAGCGGGGTGCGTTTGATACGAATCGCAGGTTATGGGGTGGGTTTGTGATCGAGTCTGCACAGCGGCGTATTTATTTTGGGGGAGATAGTGGGTATGATACGCATTATCAGCAAATGCAGGAGGTGTTTGGCGGCTTTGATTATGCTTTGTTAGGGATAGGGGCTTTTGAACCGGAGTGGTTTATGCACCGGGTGCATCAGTCACCGGCGCTGGCTATAAAAGCGATAGGGGAATTGCAGGCAAAGTATGCGATCCCTATGCATTTTGGTACTTTTGATTTGTCTGATGAGCCGCTTGATTTGCCGCTGAAGGTTTTTAAACAGGTGGCGACGGAGAACGGGTTGGAGAAGCGGATAAAGCCACTGAGGATTGGGGAGGCCCTGCATTTGGTGTAG